The region TTATAGCGTTAAGTTGACTGGCAATATCTTCAAGATCGCCACGGAGTTCTTCATAACTGAAGTTGTGAAATTGATAAATGGAGTCATCGAATAAGCCTGATATGACGCCGGGACAACTTGGGTAGTAGACATCATTGCTATCTTTCCAAGCTTCGGTTAAACCAAGTGTTAATATCAGTACATCAGTTTCAACGAGAGTGGTCCTCATTTCTGCTGCGGCTGCAATTCTAGCAGCAACTAAGTCAGTTTGTGAATCAAAGCCAGCTGGGTTAAAGCTGGGTCTTAACAAGTCATAGAATTTATTATTGTCGATGTAAATGGCACTATTTGTGTCGAATGGCTTTCGAGCATAATTAATATTAAGCCACTGTAGCAGGCATCTAGGAGTATATAAATTGCCAAAGGCAAAACTGGAGACTTGCTGCATTTCAAGCTTGCTTTGATTAAATCGGTATCCACCAGCATTAAGCCACTGTCCTACATGTTGAGCAAAGCAAGAACCAATGGATGAAATTCGGGGGTTGTTAATATTCAATGTAATTTGATGTAGTAGGGGGAAAATATCTTGACCCAGCGTAATACTAGCAACTGCTGTTCGCCAAAATGAGGCCTCACCTTTATCGTTATAGGGTGTAGAATATGTTCCTTGCATAATGTGTTATCTCCATATTTTAAAAAGTTAAATGGCAATAATGTACGGCATTTATCTGACGGATATTCTGTATTGTTTGCTTAGCTGGCAATTATCGTGCCTATTAAAGTAGGATAACTAAAATAACTAACCATACTGTTAGGCTTAAAATGGTCGATAAATGGCTGTCACTGAGGTATTTAGTTATTGGGGGGGCAAATAATCACTGAAATCTTGGCTTGATATTTGCAGCTAAAGTTTATTCTTGGTCATTATGTTGACAGAGTGGGAATTCCCCGCCTTATTGACGACTTATTGTTGATATGGGCATTGGGGACTCCGTCAAATGTTTTTGGTGTTTTATTTAGGACATAGCCATGCGTATCGCGTTTCTGTTGTCGTTTTATTTATTACTTTATGGGTGTGCTCAGAGTGAGAAACTGGATAAGGTCGCTTTTGCCGATGGCAATAGTTTGCCGTTAACGTCAGGCATCAATCATATATCTCAACAGATAGTGAATGAATTGGTGTTGCGAAATGATGCCTTACGGGCAAATCAACCTTTGCTAGTAGCAACGCCTGTGTTGTTAACAGATTTTAATCAGACCAGCGTATTAGGCTTGCAATTACAGCAAGGTTTTATAGCTGCGATGCACGATCATCAGTTTAATTTGGTTGATATTAATGTCGGAGACAACATTCGTGTGACACCCCAAGGAGATTTTTTATTGACCCGAAATTGGCAACAATTGCCGACCGATATTGCGGTTGAACACGTGTTAGTATCGACCATGAGCATGAATAATGGAGGCATGGTTGTGAATGCTAGAATTATTAATATTATCAATAATCGTGTGGTATCTGCTTCTCAAGCGAATGTTGAATTGGCGAATGTGCCAGGTTATTTAATGCCTTCACAAAAGTTGGTCTCTCAAGAGGGGTTATTGTATCGAGATAGCCAG is a window of Shewanella sp. VB17 DNA encoding:
- a CDS encoding FlgO family outer membrane protein → MRIAFLLSFYLLLYGCAQSEKLDKVAFADGNSLPLTSGINHISQQIVNELVLRNDALRANQPLLVATPVLLTDFNQTSVLGLQLQQGFIAAMHDHQFNLVDINVGDNIRVTPQGDFLLTRNWQQLPTDIAVEHVLVSTMSMNNGGMVVNARIINIINNRVVSASQANVELANVPGYLMPSQKLVSQEGLLYRDSQMGAKEVRVMGDLK